A single genomic interval of Gossypium raimondii isolate GPD5lz chromosome 11, ASM2569854v1, whole genome shotgun sequence harbors:
- the LOC105802178 gene encoding histidine kinase 1 isoform X1 encodes MGSEMTEKSPTTSCESSSIVASPMGTPLRKVLNRFSGLASSCGRKTAPGGQVRRFFHRDVEQEEFQYASVRCLSSYYSVFVVRLAIMVMLAILIGLLTVLTWHFTKMYTTKSLNTLAFGLRYELLQRPILRMWGILNSTSEITTAQVQLSQYVIRRYSKPTTQAEQVEQLYQMMKDITWALFASRKAFNAITINYKNGFVQAFHRDHKNNNTFYIYSDLSNYSISATQSHGSKMLSSRQGWNDQFIRGNVSAIWYREPLDPVTGEKTGKALPIPPDELINIAGPSQVPDGVASWHVSVSKYTDSPLLSAALPVWDSTNTSIVAVVGVTTALYSVGQLMKELVEVHSGYIYLTSQEGYLLATSTNAPLLKNTTKGPKLMMAVDSEDHVIRMGAQWLRETYGNKYPPGNVVHVEKANLGGQNYYIDSFFLNLKRLPMVGVIIIPRKYIMGKVDERSLKTLVILISASVCILVIGCVCILILTNGVSKEMKLRAELISHLDARRRAEASSNYKSQFLANMSHELRTPMAAVIGLLDILICDDRLSNEQYAMVTQIRKCSTALLRLLNNILDLSKVESGKLVLEEAEFDLGRELEGLVDMFSVQCINHNVETVLDLSDDIPKFVRGDSARVVQVFANLISNSIKFTTSGHIILRGWCENPSVSNDSAKFSRVQKKPLSALKTKLKQHGNHMKADNKRDKKIILWFEVDDTGSGIDPSKWESVFESFEQADPSTTRTHGGTGLGLCIVRTLVNKMGGEIKVVKKDGPGTLIRLFLLLTTPADSTEQHGQMDFSKHNVAVILAIQGNMGRLIMSKWLSRNGVLALEASDWNELTQILHELFHVRTRNCGFDNHYSLGEPLRSKIHGLQDMRNPVYIIVVDLGLLDLSTDIWKEQLNFLDRFSGRVKFAWMLNHDTSNAIKMELRRKGHILMVNKPLYKAKMLHILEAVVKERYVELHKRNPNGTEGGSHECLEIDSTHFESCSSDDSDSSEKGGANSISCVRTGDKPGGEGAIKTNTLNCQTTKKCLVELTRLDSEVNNLKAEEDECNGITPKLHDPEDAKCENSNSPEQHHVGSSTKDGDNSYTSKAANGDRSLEGLRILLAEDTPVLQRVATIMLEKMGATVIAVGDGLQAVDALNCKLVGKDYRTESSLQERRNRSQTDISDSPPYDLILMDCQMPKMDGYEATKAIRKSEAGMGWHIPIVALTAHAMPSDEAKCLEVGMDAYLTKPIDYKFMVSTILSLTKRSA; translated from the exons ATGGGTTCAGAAATGACAGAAAAATCTCCTACTACAAGTTGTGAAAGTTCATCAATTGTAGCCTCCCCAATGGGTACTCCTCTGAGGAAGGTGTTGAATAGATTTTCAGGTTTAGCTTCATCTTGTGGGAGGAAAACAGCTCCCGGAGGCCAAGTACGTAGGTTTTTTCATAGGGATGTGGAACAGGAAGAGTTCCAGTATGCAAGTGTTCGTTGCCTCTCATCATATTACAGTGTTTTTGTAGTTCGCCTTGCAATCATG GTCATGCTAGCTATTTTGATTGGGCTGTTGACAGTTCTAACTTGGCATTTTACAAAAATGTACACAACAAAATCACTAAACACCTTAGCTTTCGGTCTTCGTTATGAACTTCTTCAGCGTCCGATTTTACGAATGTGGGGCATCTTAAATTCTACCTCAGAAATAACAACTGCACAGGTCCAGTTGTCACAGTATGTTATCAGGCGGTACAGCAAGCCTACCACTCAGGCAGAACAAGTTGAG CAGCTTTATCAAATGATGAAAGACATAACATGGGCACTATTCGCCAGTCGTAAAGCTTTCAATGCCATAACCATAAATTACAAGAATGGATTTGTCCAGGCGTTCCATAGAGATCACAAGAATAACAACACATTCTATATCTACTCTGatctttcaaattattcaatcaGTGCCACCCAGTCTCATGGCAGCAAAATGTTGTCATCACGACAAGGGTGGAACGACCAGTTCATTCGTGGTAACGTTTCTGCGATATGGTATCGTGAACCACTTGATCCTGTCACTGGGGAAAAGACAGGGAAGGCACTGCCAATTCCACCGGATGAGCTTATCAATATAGCAGGCCCTTCTCAAGTGCCTGATGGGGTAGCTTCATGGCATGTGTCTGTCAGCAAGTATACAGATTCACCGTTGCTTTCTGCAGCACTGCCAGTTTGGGACTCTACCAACACGAGTATCGTAGCTGTTGTTGGTGTCACCACTGCACTTTATAGTGTAGGCCAGCTGATGAAAGAGCTGGTTGAAGTGCATAGTGGGTACATATATTTGACCTCACAAGAGGGTTACTTACTGGCTACATCCACTAATGCTcctcttttaaaaaatactacAAAGGGGCCTAAGCTTATGATGGCTGTTGATTCAGAGGATCATGTGATACGAATGGGAGCACAGTGGCTACGAGAAACCTATGGCAACAAGTATCCTCCTGGTAATGTGGTTCATGTGGAGAAGGCCAATCTTGGTGGCCAGAATTATTACATCGATTCGTTTTTTCTCAACCTAAAACGATTACCTATG GTTGGAGTCATAATCATTCCAAGAAAGTACATAATGGGGAAGGTTGACGAAAGATCATTGAAGACATTGGTCATATTGATATCTGCATCTGTTTGTATCTTAGTTATTGGATGCGTCTGTATTTTGATACTTACAAATGGAGTATCAAAGGAAATGAAACTCAGAGCTGAGTTGATAAgccatcttgatgcaagaagaaGAGCTGAAGCTTCAAGCAACTATAAAAGCCAATTCCTTGCAAATATGAG TCATGAATTAAGAACACCTATGGCTGCTGTTATTGGCCTGTTGGACATTCTTATCTGCGATGACCGGCTTTCAAATGAGCAGTACGCAATGGTTACCCAGATCCGTAAATGCTCAACAGCTCTTCTTCGACTTCTCAACAACATATTGGATCTGAGCAAG GTTGAATCAGGAAAACTGGTGTTGGAAGAAGCTGAGTTTGACTTGGGACGGGAACTTGAAGGACTTGTTGATATGTTCTCTGTACAGTGCATTAACCACAATGTGGAGACTGTTCTGGATCTCTCTG ATGATATTCCGAAGTTTGTTAGAGGAGACTCTGCCAGAGTTGTTCAAGTTTTTGCAAATCTAATAAGCAATTCCATCAAGTTCACAACAT CGGGTCATATTATACTGCGTGGATGGTGCGAGAATCCCAGTGTATCTAATGATTCTGCGAAGTTTTCTCGTGTTCAGAAGAAACCACTGTCTGCATTAAAGACGAAGTTGAAGCAACATGGAAACCATATGAAGGCAGACAACAAGAGAGACAAGAAAATTATTCTTTGGTTTGAAGTTGATGACACTGGCAGTG GAATTGATCCAAGCAAATGGGAATCTGTGTTTGAGAGCTTTGAGCAAGCTGATCCTTCAACAACTCGGAC gcATGGTGGCACTGGTCTAGGACTATGCATTGTGAGAACCTTG GTTAACAAGATGGGTGGAGAAATCAAGGTTGTAAAAAAGGATGGTCCAGGAACTCTAATCAGACTATTCTTGCTGCTCACTACTCCTGCAGATAGCACAGAACAACATGGTCAAATGGATTTTTCGAAGCACAATGTAGCG GTGATCCTTGCCATACAAGGCAACATGGGAAGATTGATTATGTCCAAGTGGCTGTCTAGAAATGGAGTGCTCGCTTTGGAAGCATCTGACTGGAATGAACTGACTCAAATTCTTCATGAACTGTTTCATGTCAGAACTCGTAATTGCGGTTTTGACAATCATTATTCACTAGGTGAACCTCTGAGATCTAAGATACACGGCCTACAAGACATGAGGAACCCAGTTTACATTATAGTTGTTGATCTGGGACTGCTTGACTTGAGCACTGATATATGGAAAGAACAGCTTAATTTTCTTGACAGATTCTCTGGCCGAGTGAAATTTGCATGGATGCTGAATCATGATACTTCCAATGCAATAAAGATGGAGCTCCGCAGGAAAGGACATATATTGATGGTTAATAAACCATTGTACAAGGCAAAAATGCTTCATATTTTGGAAGCTGTCGTAAAGGAGAGATATGTTGAACTTCACAAGAGAAATCCAAATGGAACAGAAGGTGGTTCTCATGAATGTCTTGAAATCGATTCAACTCATTTTGAGAGTTGCAGCTCTGATGATTCTGATAGTTCTGAAAAGGGTGGAGCTAATTCTATAAGCTGTGTGCGTACTGGAGATAAACCAGGAGGAGAAGGAGCCATAAAAACCAACACATTGAATTGCCAGACAACTAAGAAGTGCCTAGTTGAATTGACGCGTTTAGATTCAGAAGTAAACAATCTAAAGGCAGAAGAAGATGAATGTAATGGCATCACACCCAAGTTACATGACCCTGAAGATGCCAAATGTGAAAATTCCAATTCTCCAGAGCAACATCACGTTGGCAGCAGCACTAAAGATGGAGACAATTCATATACAAGTAAGGCAGCAAACGGAGACAGATCTCTAGAGGGTCTACGGATACTGCTTGCAGAAGATACGCCTGTTCTCCAAAGGGTAGCAACCATCATGCTGGAAAAAATGGGAGCTACAGTAATTGCTGTTGGAGATGGACTGCAGGCAGTGGACGCGCTGAACTGCAAGCTTGTTGGAAAAGACTACAGAACGGAGTCCTCACTGCAAGAAAGAAGGAATAGATCGCAGACAGATATTAGTGATTCCCCTCcatatgatttgattttaatggaCTGTCAA ATGCCTAAGATGGATGGATATGAAGCAACAAAAGCAATTAGGAAATCAGAAGCAGGGATGGGTTGGCACATTCCGATTGTTGCTTTGACAGCCCATGCAATGCCATCAGATGAAGCAAAATGCTTGGAGGTTGGCATGGATGCTTATCTAACAAAGCCAATTGACTACAAGTTTATGGTATCCACCATTCTTTCACTCACTAAAAGATCAGCCTAA
- the LOC105802178 gene encoding histidine kinase 1 isoform X2: MGSEMTEKSPTTSCESSSIVASPMGTPLRKVLNRFSGLASSCGRKTAPGGQVRRFFHRDVEQEEFQYASVRCLSSYYSVFVVRLAIMVMLAILIGLLTVLTWHFTKMYTTKSLNTLAFGLRYELLQRPILRMWGILNSTSEITTAQVQLSQYVIRRYSKPTTQAEQVELYQMMKDITWALFASRKAFNAITINYKNGFVQAFHRDHKNNNTFYIYSDLSNYSISATQSHGSKMLSSRQGWNDQFIRGNVSAIWYREPLDPVTGEKTGKALPIPPDELINIAGPSQVPDGVASWHVSVSKYTDSPLLSAALPVWDSTNTSIVAVVGVTTALYSVGQLMKELVEVHSGYIYLTSQEGYLLATSTNAPLLKNTTKGPKLMMAVDSEDHVIRMGAQWLRETYGNKYPPGNVVHVEKANLGGQNYYIDSFFLNLKRLPMVGVIIIPRKYIMGKVDERSLKTLVILISASVCILVIGCVCILILTNGVSKEMKLRAELISHLDARRRAEASSNYKSQFLANMSHELRTPMAAVIGLLDILICDDRLSNEQYAMVTQIRKCSTALLRLLNNILDLSKVESGKLVLEEAEFDLGRELEGLVDMFSVQCINHNVETVLDLSDDIPKFVRGDSARVVQVFANLISNSIKFTTSGHIILRGWCENPSVSNDSAKFSRVQKKPLSALKTKLKQHGNHMKADNKRDKKIILWFEVDDTGSGIDPSKWESVFESFEQADPSTTRTHGGTGLGLCIVRTLVNKMGGEIKVVKKDGPGTLIRLFLLLTTPADSTEQHGQMDFSKHNVAVILAIQGNMGRLIMSKWLSRNGVLALEASDWNELTQILHELFHVRTRNCGFDNHYSLGEPLRSKIHGLQDMRNPVYIIVVDLGLLDLSTDIWKEQLNFLDRFSGRVKFAWMLNHDTSNAIKMELRRKGHILMVNKPLYKAKMLHILEAVVKERYVELHKRNPNGTEGGSHECLEIDSTHFESCSSDDSDSSEKGGANSISCVRTGDKPGGEGAIKTNTLNCQTTKKCLVELTRLDSEVNNLKAEEDECNGITPKLHDPEDAKCENSNSPEQHHVGSSTKDGDNSYTSKAANGDRSLEGLRILLAEDTPVLQRVATIMLEKMGATVIAVGDGLQAVDALNCKLVGKDYRTESSLQERRNRSQTDISDSPPYDLILMDCQMPKMDGYEATKAIRKSEAGMGWHIPIVALTAHAMPSDEAKCLEVGMDAYLTKPIDYKFMVSTILSLTKRSA, from the exons ATGGGTTCAGAAATGACAGAAAAATCTCCTACTACAAGTTGTGAAAGTTCATCAATTGTAGCCTCCCCAATGGGTACTCCTCTGAGGAAGGTGTTGAATAGATTTTCAGGTTTAGCTTCATCTTGTGGGAGGAAAACAGCTCCCGGAGGCCAAGTACGTAGGTTTTTTCATAGGGATGTGGAACAGGAAGAGTTCCAGTATGCAAGTGTTCGTTGCCTCTCATCATATTACAGTGTTTTTGTAGTTCGCCTTGCAATCATG GTCATGCTAGCTATTTTGATTGGGCTGTTGACAGTTCTAACTTGGCATTTTACAAAAATGTACACAACAAAATCACTAAACACCTTAGCTTTCGGTCTTCGTTATGAACTTCTTCAGCGTCCGATTTTACGAATGTGGGGCATCTTAAATTCTACCTCAGAAATAACAACTGCACAGGTCCAGTTGTCACAGTATGTTATCAGGCGGTACAGCAAGCCTACCACTCAGGCAGAACAAGTTGAG CTTTATCAAATGATGAAAGACATAACATGGGCACTATTCGCCAGTCGTAAAGCTTTCAATGCCATAACCATAAATTACAAGAATGGATTTGTCCAGGCGTTCCATAGAGATCACAAGAATAACAACACATTCTATATCTACTCTGatctttcaaattattcaatcaGTGCCACCCAGTCTCATGGCAGCAAAATGTTGTCATCACGACAAGGGTGGAACGACCAGTTCATTCGTGGTAACGTTTCTGCGATATGGTATCGTGAACCACTTGATCCTGTCACTGGGGAAAAGACAGGGAAGGCACTGCCAATTCCACCGGATGAGCTTATCAATATAGCAGGCCCTTCTCAAGTGCCTGATGGGGTAGCTTCATGGCATGTGTCTGTCAGCAAGTATACAGATTCACCGTTGCTTTCTGCAGCACTGCCAGTTTGGGACTCTACCAACACGAGTATCGTAGCTGTTGTTGGTGTCACCACTGCACTTTATAGTGTAGGCCAGCTGATGAAAGAGCTGGTTGAAGTGCATAGTGGGTACATATATTTGACCTCACAAGAGGGTTACTTACTGGCTACATCCACTAATGCTcctcttttaaaaaatactacAAAGGGGCCTAAGCTTATGATGGCTGTTGATTCAGAGGATCATGTGATACGAATGGGAGCACAGTGGCTACGAGAAACCTATGGCAACAAGTATCCTCCTGGTAATGTGGTTCATGTGGAGAAGGCCAATCTTGGTGGCCAGAATTATTACATCGATTCGTTTTTTCTCAACCTAAAACGATTACCTATG GTTGGAGTCATAATCATTCCAAGAAAGTACATAATGGGGAAGGTTGACGAAAGATCATTGAAGACATTGGTCATATTGATATCTGCATCTGTTTGTATCTTAGTTATTGGATGCGTCTGTATTTTGATACTTACAAATGGAGTATCAAAGGAAATGAAACTCAGAGCTGAGTTGATAAgccatcttgatgcaagaagaaGAGCTGAAGCTTCAAGCAACTATAAAAGCCAATTCCTTGCAAATATGAG TCATGAATTAAGAACACCTATGGCTGCTGTTATTGGCCTGTTGGACATTCTTATCTGCGATGACCGGCTTTCAAATGAGCAGTACGCAATGGTTACCCAGATCCGTAAATGCTCAACAGCTCTTCTTCGACTTCTCAACAACATATTGGATCTGAGCAAG GTTGAATCAGGAAAACTGGTGTTGGAAGAAGCTGAGTTTGACTTGGGACGGGAACTTGAAGGACTTGTTGATATGTTCTCTGTACAGTGCATTAACCACAATGTGGAGACTGTTCTGGATCTCTCTG ATGATATTCCGAAGTTTGTTAGAGGAGACTCTGCCAGAGTTGTTCAAGTTTTTGCAAATCTAATAAGCAATTCCATCAAGTTCACAACAT CGGGTCATATTATACTGCGTGGATGGTGCGAGAATCCCAGTGTATCTAATGATTCTGCGAAGTTTTCTCGTGTTCAGAAGAAACCACTGTCTGCATTAAAGACGAAGTTGAAGCAACATGGAAACCATATGAAGGCAGACAACAAGAGAGACAAGAAAATTATTCTTTGGTTTGAAGTTGATGACACTGGCAGTG GAATTGATCCAAGCAAATGGGAATCTGTGTTTGAGAGCTTTGAGCAAGCTGATCCTTCAACAACTCGGAC gcATGGTGGCACTGGTCTAGGACTATGCATTGTGAGAACCTTG GTTAACAAGATGGGTGGAGAAATCAAGGTTGTAAAAAAGGATGGTCCAGGAACTCTAATCAGACTATTCTTGCTGCTCACTACTCCTGCAGATAGCACAGAACAACATGGTCAAATGGATTTTTCGAAGCACAATGTAGCG GTGATCCTTGCCATACAAGGCAACATGGGAAGATTGATTATGTCCAAGTGGCTGTCTAGAAATGGAGTGCTCGCTTTGGAAGCATCTGACTGGAATGAACTGACTCAAATTCTTCATGAACTGTTTCATGTCAGAACTCGTAATTGCGGTTTTGACAATCATTATTCACTAGGTGAACCTCTGAGATCTAAGATACACGGCCTACAAGACATGAGGAACCCAGTTTACATTATAGTTGTTGATCTGGGACTGCTTGACTTGAGCACTGATATATGGAAAGAACAGCTTAATTTTCTTGACAGATTCTCTGGCCGAGTGAAATTTGCATGGATGCTGAATCATGATACTTCCAATGCAATAAAGATGGAGCTCCGCAGGAAAGGACATATATTGATGGTTAATAAACCATTGTACAAGGCAAAAATGCTTCATATTTTGGAAGCTGTCGTAAAGGAGAGATATGTTGAACTTCACAAGAGAAATCCAAATGGAACAGAAGGTGGTTCTCATGAATGTCTTGAAATCGATTCAACTCATTTTGAGAGTTGCAGCTCTGATGATTCTGATAGTTCTGAAAAGGGTGGAGCTAATTCTATAAGCTGTGTGCGTACTGGAGATAAACCAGGAGGAGAAGGAGCCATAAAAACCAACACATTGAATTGCCAGACAACTAAGAAGTGCCTAGTTGAATTGACGCGTTTAGATTCAGAAGTAAACAATCTAAAGGCAGAAGAAGATGAATGTAATGGCATCACACCCAAGTTACATGACCCTGAAGATGCCAAATGTGAAAATTCCAATTCTCCAGAGCAACATCACGTTGGCAGCAGCACTAAAGATGGAGACAATTCATATACAAGTAAGGCAGCAAACGGAGACAGATCTCTAGAGGGTCTACGGATACTGCTTGCAGAAGATACGCCTGTTCTCCAAAGGGTAGCAACCATCATGCTGGAAAAAATGGGAGCTACAGTAATTGCTGTTGGAGATGGACTGCAGGCAGTGGACGCGCTGAACTGCAAGCTTGTTGGAAAAGACTACAGAACGGAGTCCTCACTGCAAGAAAGAAGGAATAGATCGCAGACAGATATTAGTGATTCCCCTCcatatgatttgattttaatggaCTGTCAA ATGCCTAAGATGGATGGATATGAAGCAACAAAAGCAATTAGGAAATCAGAAGCAGGGATGGGTTGGCACATTCCGATTGTTGCTTTGACAGCCCATGCAATGCCATCAGATGAAGCAAAATGCTTGGAGGTTGGCATGGATGCTTATCTAACAAAGCCAATTGACTACAAGTTTATGGTATCCACCATTCTTTCACTCACTAAAAGATCAGCCTAA